From the genome of Variovorax sp. RA8, one region includes:
- a CDS encoding ABC transporter permease, with protein sequence MPSVSPARRAWLRFKRNKLGFWSLVLFSVLVVLSLFAEIVSTDKPLVVRYEGQTYFPVLRDYSEKTFGGDFETPADYLDPFIRERITQGGNWAIYAPNPYGPKTLNYFATSPNPAAPSRENFLGSDDRGRDLLAQLIYGFRVSVLFALALTAIGVVLGIVTGALQGYFGGKTDLAFQRFIEIWSSMPELYLLIIFSAIFAPSVALLLVLLSLFGWMGLSDYVRAEFLRNRQMDYVRAARALGVGNLQIMRRHILPNSMTPVVTFLPFRMSSAILALTSLDFLGLGVPPGTPSLGELLSQGKANIDAWWISISTFGVLVVTLMLLTFMGDALRDALDPRKADK encoded by the coding sequence GTGCCCTCCGTTTCCCCCGCCCGGCGCGCCTGGCTGCGCTTCAAGCGCAACAAGCTCGGATTCTGGAGCCTGGTGCTCTTCAGCGTCCTAGTGGTCCTGAGCCTGTTCGCCGAGATTGTTTCGACCGACAAGCCGCTCGTGGTGCGCTACGAAGGGCAGACCTACTTCCCGGTGCTGCGCGACTACTCCGAGAAGACCTTTGGCGGCGATTTCGAAACGCCCGCAGACTATCTCGATCCGTTCATCCGCGAGCGAATCACCCAGGGCGGCAACTGGGCGATCTATGCGCCCAATCCCTACGGCCCGAAGACGCTCAACTACTTCGCGACATCGCCCAACCCGGCCGCCCCTTCGAGGGAGAATTTCCTGGGCAGTGACGACCGCGGCCGCGACCTGCTGGCGCAGCTGATCTACGGCTTTCGCGTCAGCGTCCTGTTCGCGCTGGCGCTCACCGCCATCGGCGTGGTGCTGGGTATCGTGACGGGGGCGCTCCAGGGCTACTTCGGCGGGAAGACCGACCTCGCTTTCCAGCGCTTCATCGAGATCTGGAGCTCCATGCCCGAGCTCTATCTGCTGATCATCTTCAGCGCCATCTTCGCGCCCAGCGTGGCGCTGCTGCTGGTCCTGCTGAGCCTGTTCGGCTGGATGGGCCTGTCGGACTACGTGCGCGCCGAGTTTCTGCGCAATCGGCAGATGGACTATGTGCGGGCCGCGCGCGCGCTCGGTGTGGGCAATCTGCAGATCATGCGGCGCCATATCCTGCCCAACAGCATGACGCCGGTCGTGACCTTCCTGCCGTTTCGCATGAGTTCGGCGATCCTGGCGCTCACCTCGCTCGACTTCCTGGGCCTGGGCGTGCCGCCGGGCACGCCCTCGCTGGGCGAGTTGCTGAGCCAGGGCAAGGCCAACATAGATGCCTGGTGGATCTCGATCTCCACCTTTGGCGTGCTTGTCGTGACGCTGATGCTCCTGACCTTCATGGGCGACGCATTGCGCGATGCGCTCGATCCGCGGAAGGCCGACAAGTGA
- the infB gene encoding translation initiation factor IF-2, whose protein sequence is MSSTTVAEFANELKKTPEILLDQLKSAGVPKAAVTDALTEADKQRLLGFLKASHGTVEPERKKITLTKKSTTEIKQADATGRARTIQVEVRKKRTFIQRDEGHPATPEPVRGVADAPAPSAAEPAAPRVDEAELARREEEARRQAELIRRQEEELVEKRRLREEAEAREREKAERAEQAEQQARAARAKAASEKAAAAVTEGAPEAPEEAPAVIDRKAAAEAAAAQVKEDAKAKAAAESKARADEEAARAKDLDERRRKALAEAEAIRAMMNAPARVLVPHKAPEKPAPEAKAAGVKGTLHKPTAPAARPGAPAAPGAAAPGAGKEVKSAKLSSSWAGDTAKKKEIKTRGDASGGVGRGNWRGGPRGRRGNDRGGQEERVQAAPVEARIIEVHVPETITVSELAHKMAVKASEVIKQLMKLGQMATINQSLDQDTAMIIVEEMGHNAVVAALDDPEAFTDEDVSAQLAEALPRAPVVTVMGHVDHGKTSLLDYIRRTKVAAGEAGGITQHIGAYHVQTERGMVSFLDTPGHEAFTAMRARGAQATDIVILVVAADDGVMPQTKEAISHAKAAKVPIVVAINKIDKPDANLDRVKQELVAEQVVPEEYGGDTPFVSVSAKTGQGVDDLLEQVLLQAEVLELKAPVDAAAKGLVIEAQLDKGRGPVATVLVQSGTLKIGDVVLAGSTYGRVRAMLDEDGKPTKEAGPSIPVEIQGLTEVPQAGDEFMVMSDERRAREIATYRAGKFRNTKLAKQQAAKFENVFSEMGAGEVKTLPIIIKADVQGSQEALAQSLLKLSTDEVKVQVVYAAVGGISESDINLAIASKATVIGFNVRADAGARRLAEGNNVSISYYSIIYDAVDELKTAMAGMLAPERREEVIGSAEIRTVFVASKIGTVAGCYVTSGYVTRSAHFRLLRDNVVVYTGELESLKRMKDDVREVREGFECGIKLKNYNDIKEGDQLEFFEIKEIARTL, encoded by the coding sequence ATGTCCAGTACCACTGTCGCCGAGTTCGCGAACGAGCTCAAGAAGACGCCCGAAATCCTGCTTGACCAGCTCAAGAGCGCGGGCGTGCCCAAGGCCGCCGTCACCGACGCGCTCACCGAGGCGGACAAGCAGCGCCTGCTCGGCTTCCTGAAGGCCAGCCACGGCACGGTCGAGCCTGAGCGCAAGAAGATCACGCTGACCAAGAAATCGACCACTGAGATCAAGCAGGCCGACGCCACCGGCCGTGCGCGCACGATCCAGGTCGAAGTGCGCAAGAAGCGCACCTTCATCCAGCGCGACGAGGGACATCCGGCCACGCCCGAGCCGGTGAGGGGGGTCGCCGACGCTCCTGCGCCCTCCGCTGCCGAGCCCGCCGCGCCGCGCGTCGACGAGGCCGAACTCGCGCGCCGCGAGGAAGAGGCGCGCCGACAGGCGGAGCTGATCCGCCGCCAGGAGGAAGAGCTGGTCGAGAAGCGCCGCCTGCGCGAGGAAGCCGAGGCACGCGAGCGCGAGAAGGCGGAGCGTGCCGAACAGGCCGAGCAGCAGGCCCGCGCCGCGCGTGCGAAGGCTGCCTCGGAAAAGGCTGCCGCCGCCGTGACCGAAGGCGCGCCCGAAGCGCCCGAGGAAGCCCCGGCCGTGATCGACCGCAAGGCCGCTGCCGAAGCCGCTGCCGCCCAGGTCAAGGAAGACGCCAAGGCCAAGGCGGCTGCCGAATCGAAGGCCCGCGCCGATGAGGAAGCCGCGCGCGCCAAGGACCTCGACGAGCGCCGCCGCAAGGCGCTGGCCGAGGCGGAAGCCATTCGCGCCATGATGAATGCGCCCGCCCGCGTGCTCGTGCCGCACAAGGCGCCCGAGAAGCCAGCACCGGAAGCCAAGGCCGCTGGCGTCAAGGGTACGCTGCACAAGCCGACCGCTCCGGCGGCCCGCCCTGGCGCGCCGGCTGCACCCGGCGCCGCGGCGCCTGGCGCAGGCAAGGAAGTCAAGTCCGCCAAGCTCTCGTCGAGCTGGGCCGGCGACACCGCCAAGAAGAAGGAAATCAAGACCCGCGGCGATGCCAGCGGCGGCGTCGGCCGCGGCAACTGGCGCGGCGGTCCGCGCGGGCGCCGCGGCAATGACCGTGGCGGCCAGGAAGAACGCGTGCAGGCCGCGCCGGTCGAGGCGCGCATCATCGAAGTGCACGTGCCCGAGACCATCACGGTCTCGGAGTTGGCGCACAAGATGGCAGTGAAGGCCTCGGAGGTCATCAAGCAGCTGATGAAGCTGGGTCAGATGGCCACCATCAACCAGTCGCTGGACCAGGACACGGCGATGATCATCGTCGAGGAAATGGGCCACAACGCGGTCGTGGCTGCCCTGGACGATCCGGAAGCCTTCACCGACGAGGACGTGTCCGCGCAGCTGGCCGAAGCGCTGCCGCGCGCGCCGGTCGTGACCGTGATGGGCCACGTCGACCACGGCAAGACCTCGCTGCTGGACTACATCCGCCGCACCAAGGTCGCGGCGGGCGAAGCCGGCGGCATCACGCAGCACATCGGCGCATACCACGTGCAGACCGAACGCGGCATGGTGTCCTTCCTGGATACCCCGGGCCACGAGGCCTTCACCGCTATGCGAGCCCGCGGCGCGCAGGCGACCGACATCGTGATCCTGGTGGTGGCAGCGGACGACGGCGTCATGCCCCAGACCAAGGAAGCCATCAGCCACGCCAAGGCCGCCAAGGTGCCGATCGTGGTGGCGATCAACAAGATCGACAAGCCCGATGCCAACCTCGACCGCGTCAAGCAGGAGTTGGTGGCCGAGCAAGTGGTGCCCGAGGAATACGGCGGCGACACCCCCTTCGTGTCGGTGTCCGCCAAGACCGGCCAGGGCGTGGACGATCTGCTGGAGCAGGTGCTGCTGCAGGCCGAGGTGCTGGAGCTCAAGGCCCCGGTCGATGCGGCCGCCAAGGGCCTGGTGATCGAAGCGCAGCTGGACAAGGGCCGCGGCCCGGTCGCGACCGTGCTGGTTCAATCCGGCACGCTCAAGATCGGCGACGTGGTGCTGGCCGGCTCGACCTACGGCCGCGTGCGCGCCATGCTGGACGAGGACGGCAAGCCCACCAAGGAGGCCGGCCCTTCGATCCCGGTGGAGATCCAGGGCCTGACCGAGGTGCCGCAGGCCGGCGACGAGTTCATGGTGATGAGCGACGAGCGCCGCGCGCGCGAGATCGCGACCTACCGCGCGGGCAAGTTCCGCAATACCAAGCTGGCCAAGCAGCAGGCCGCCAAGTTCGAGAACGTGTTCTCGGAGATGGGCGCCGGCGAGGTCAAGACGCTGCCGATCATCATCAAGGCGGACGTCCAGGGCTCGCAGGAAGCGCTCGCGCAGTCGCTGCTCAAGCTCTCGACCGACGAGGTCAAGGTGCAGGTGGTGTATGCGGCGGTGGGCGGCATCAGCGAGTCGGACATCAACCTCGCGATCGCCTCCAAGGCCACGGTCATCGGCTTCAACGTGCGCGCCGATGCCGGCGCCCGCCGTCTGGCCGAGGGCAACAACGTCAGCATCAGCTACTACAGCATCATCTACGACGCTGTAGACGAGCTGAAGACGGCCATGGCCGGCATGCTGGCGCCCGAGCGTCGCGAAGAGGTCATCGGCTCGGCCGAGATCCGCACCGTGTTCGTGGCCTCCAAGATCGGCACGGTTGCCGGTTGCTACGTCACCTCGGGCTATGTCACCCGCAGCGCGCATTTCCGCCTGCTGCGCGACAACGTGGTCGTCTACACCGGCGAGCTCGAGTCGCTCAAGCGGATGAAGGACGACGTGCGCGAGGTGCGCGAAGGCTTCGAGTGCGGTATCAAGCTCAAGAACTACAACGACATCAAGGAAGGTGATCAGCTGGAGTTCTTCGAGATCAAGGAGATCGCGCGGACGCTGTAG
- the truB gene encoding tRNA pseudouridine(55) synthase TruB: MNAPRTRVQRRPVHGVLLLDKPLGLSSNQALQKAKWLLRAEKAGHTGTLDPLASGVLPLCFGAATKFSQLHLDADKTYEATARLGIRTSTGDAEGEVIEERPVAVTSEALARVQAQFTGPIRQVPPMHSALKKDGKALYQYAREGVEVERAPRDVVVHALELVQLSAHEIRIRASVSKGTYIRTLGEDIGEALGCGAHLSALRRTATGGFDASQCVTLEALEAMSDEERLAQLLPVESLVAGHTSVMLAAEDAARFLSGLRRRGDWPDAAEVAVFGRAPRAFLGTAHVKAGELIPGRLLNPIEIQQTLLTEATP; this comes from the coding sequence ATGAACGCGCCACGCACACGGGTGCAGCGGCGCCCTGTGCATGGGGTGCTTCTGCTCGACAAGCCGCTGGGCCTGTCCAGCAACCAGGCCTTGCAGAAGGCCAAGTGGCTCCTGCGCGCCGAGAAGGCCGGGCACACGGGCACGCTCGATCCGCTCGCCAGCGGCGTGCTGCCGCTGTGCTTCGGTGCGGCGACCAAGTTCAGCCAGCTGCACCTCGACGCGGACAAGACCTACGAGGCCACTGCACGGCTGGGCATCCGCACCTCCACCGGCGATGCCGAGGGCGAGGTGATCGAGGAGCGGCCCGTAGCCGTCACGTCCGAGGCCCTGGCGCGCGTCCAGGCACAGTTCACCGGCCCGATCCGCCAGGTGCCGCCCATGCACAGCGCCCTCAAGAAGGACGGCAAGGCGCTCTACCAGTACGCCCGAGAGGGCGTCGAGGTCGAGCGTGCGCCACGCGATGTCGTGGTCCATGCGCTAGAGCTCGTTCAGCTGTCGGCGCACGAGATCCGCATCCGGGCCAGCGTGAGCAAGGGCACCTACATCCGCACCCTCGGCGAGGACATCGGCGAGGCGCTCGGCTGTGGTGCCCATCTCAGCGCGCTGCGCCGCACGGCCACGGGCGGTTTCGACGCATCTCAGTGCGTGACGCTGGAAGCACTGGAAGCCATGAGCGACGAAGAGCGCCTCGCCCAGCTGCTGCCTGTCGAGTCGCTGGTGGCCGGCCATACGAGCGTCATGCTGGCGGCAGAAGATGCGGCACGCTTCCTGTCGGGCCTGCGCCGGCGCGGCGACTGGCCCGATGCGGCGGAGGTCGCCGTCTTCGGCCGCGCGCCGCGCGCGTTCCTCGGCACCGCGCATGTGAAGGCCGGCGAACTCATTCCGGGGCGCTTGCTGAACCCCATCGAAATCCAGCAGACACTTTTGACCGAAGCCACACCATGA
- the rimP gene encoding ribosome maturation factor RimP, protein MALQQTVERTVAGLGYDLVEIERSAGGLLRVTIDLPWSGPTSEAAAPGAPEALVTVEDCEKVTRQLQFALEVDGVDYKRLEVSSPGIDRPLRNAQDFERFVGEVIDITLKAPMGAAAGGQVAANRKKFRGTLERVAGADGSQGWQIVWSQEPEGKTAPKPGQKISTKRAPAPMQALGFTLDELREARLAPIVDFKGRRPKPDMTVSD, encoded by the coding sequence GTGGCATTGCAGCAGACAGTGGAACGAACCGTGGCCGGCCTCGGCTACGACCTGGTCGAGATCGAACGCTCGGCGGGAGGACTGCTGCGTGTCACGATTGATTTGCCCTGGAGCGGCCCCACATCGGAGGCAGCGGCACCGGGCGCGCCGGAGGCTCTTGTTACCGTCGAGGATTGCGAGAAGGTCACCCGCCAGCTGCAGTTCGCGCTCGAGGTGGACGGCGTCGACTACAAGCGGCTTGAGGTTTCTTCGCCGGGGATTGACCGGCCGCTGCGCAATGCGCAGGATTTCGAACGTTTCGTCGGCGAGGTGATCGACATCACGCTGAAGGCGCCCATGGGCGCCGCCGCTGGGGGGCAGGTGGCCGCCAACCGCAAGAAATTTCGCGGCACGCTGGAGCGGGTCGCAGGGGCCGATGGGTCCCAGGGCTGGCAGATCGTCTGGAGCCAGGAGCCCGAAGGAAAGACGGCGCCGAAGCCCGGCCAGAAGATCAGCACGAAGCGCGCGCCCGCCCCGATGCAGGCGCTGGGCTTCACCCTGGACGAGCTGCGCGAGGCGCGGCTCGCCCCGATCGTGGATTTCAAGGGGCGCAGGCCCAAACCCGACATGACGGTGTCGGACTGA
- the nusA gene encoding transcription termination factor NusA: protein MNREMLMLVDAISREKNVERDVVFGAVESALAQATKKLYQGDVDIRVAVDRDSGDYETFRRWHVVPDEAGLQLPDQEILLFEAKEEMPDIEVDEYIEESVDSVPIGRIGAMAAKQVILQKIRDAEREMLLNDFMSRGEKIFTGTVKRLDKGDIIVEAGRVEGRLRRSEMISKENLRNGDRVRAMIMEVDLTLRGAPIILSRAAPEFMIELFRQEVPEIEQGLLEIKSCARDPGSRAKIAVLSHDKRVDPIGTCVGVRGTRVNAVTNELAGERVDIVLWSEDPAQFVIGALAPANVSSIVVDEEKHAMDVVVDEENLAIAIGRGGQNVRLASELTGWKINIMDANESAQKQASETDASRKLFMEKLDVDEEIADILISEGFTSLEEVAYVPISELLEIESFDEDTINELRSRAKDALLTMEIAREENVESVSQDLRDLAGLDPALIPKLAEAGVHTRDDLADLAVDELTEITGQSADEAKNLILKAREHWFAGQE from the coding sequence ATGAATCGCGAAATGTTGATGTTGGTGGATGCGATCTCGCGCGAGAAGAACGTCGAACGCGACGTCGTCTTCGGCGCGGTCGAGTCCGCCTTGGCGCAGGCCACCAAGAAGCTCTACCAGGGCGATGTGGACATCCGCGTTGCGGTGGATCGCGACAGCGGCGACTACGAGACCTTCCGCCGCTGGCACGTGGTGCCCGACGAGGCGGGCCTGCAGCTGCCCGACCAGGAGATCCTGCTGTTCGAGGCCAAGGAAGAGATGCCCGACATCGAGGTCGACGAGTACATCGAGGAGTCGGTGGACTCGGTGCCGATCGGGCGCATCGGCGCGATGGCGGCCAAGCAGGTCATCCTGCAGAAGATCCGCGACGCCGAGCGCGAGATGCTGCTCAACGACTTCATGTCGCGCGGCGAGAAGATCTTCACCGGCACCGTCAAGCGGCTCGACAAGGGCGACATCATCGTCGAGGCGGGACGCGTCGAAGGGCGCCTGCGCCGCAGCGAAATGATCTCCAAGGAGAACCTGCGCAACGGCGATCGCGTACGGGCCATGATCATGGAGGTCGACCTCACGCTGCGCGGCGCGCCCATCATCCTGTCGCGCGCGGCGCCCGAGTTCATGATCGAGCTGTTCCGCCAGGAAGTGCCCGAGATCGAGCAGGGCCTGCTGGAGATCAAGAGCTGCGCCCGCGACCCCGGCTCGCGGGCCAAGATCGCGGTGCTCTCGCACGACAAGCGTGTCGACCCGATCGGCACCTGCGTCGGCGTGCGCGGCACGCGCGTCAACGCCGTCACCAACGAGCTCGCCGGCGAGCGCGTGGACATCGTGCTGTGGAGCGAGGACCCGGCACAGTTCGTGATCGGCGCGCTGGCCCCGGCCAACGTGTCCTCGATCGTGGTCGACGAGGAAAAGCACGCCATGGACGTGGTGGTCGACGAGGAGAACCTCGCGATTGCGATTGGCCGCGGCGGCCAGAACGTGCGGCTCGCCTCCGAGCTGACCGGCTGGAAGATCAACATCATGGATGCCAACGAGTCTGCCCAGAAGCAGGCGAGCGAGACCGACGCCAGCCGCAAGCTCTTCATGGAGAAGCTCGACGTCGACGAGGAGATCGCCGACATCCTTATCTCCGAGGGCTTCACCAGCCTTGAGGAGGTGGCCTACGTGCCGATCTCCGAGTTGCTCGAAATCGAGAGCTTCGACGAGGACACGATCAACGAGCTGCGCTCGCGCGCCAAGGATGCGCTGCTCACCATGGAAATCGCCCGGGAAGAGAACGTCGAAAGCGTCTCGCAGGACCTGCGCGATCTCGCGGGCCTCGACCCCGCCCTGATCCCGAAGCTGGCCGAGGCTGGCGTGCATACGCGCGACGACCTGGCCGACCTCGCGGTCGACGAACTCACCGAAATCACCGGCCAGAGCGCCGATGAAGCCAAGAACCTGATCTTGAAGGCCCGCGAACACTGGTTCGCCGGCCAAGAGTGA
- a CDS encoding YbfB/YjiJ family MFS transporter, producing MSTIGSDRRGAWRAALACMVALAVAMGLGRFAFTPMLPVMLHEGRLGLEAGGLLASLNYLGYFVGALSCAAIRIEAATMVRGGLVATAALLLGMGLWDSFTAWGVLRTAAGVMSAWTFVFASGWGLRRLAETHAPALQGVIYTGPGIGIAVTGLLGGTIGRWGSEAGWIGFGLLSAVLIVGVWRIFGDGAHVLAPAAAAGSAAAEHADSAAARADARWLVALYGLAGFGYIITATFLPVIARQALPGSSWPDFFWPLFGLAVVPGALIGARAPVRWDNRLLLALAYGLQALGVLLSVVRPSIAGFMLGSLLLGLPFTVITLFAMREARRLRGNAAAGLIGYATASYGVGQILGPLFAAPLAQRTGSFTLPLLVAAAALAFGALLFAWVWWRARRSAGAFAA from the coding sequence ATGTCGACAATCGGAAGCGACCGGCGCGGCGCGTGGCGCGCGGCGCTGGCCTGCATGGTGGCCCTGGCGGTGGCGATGGGCCTCGGGCGATTCGCCTTCACGCCCATGCTGCCGGTCATGCTGCACGAGGGCCGGCTGGGCCTGGAAGCGGGCGGACTGCTGGCCTCGCTCAATTACCTGGGTTATTTCGTGGGCGCGCTGTCCTGCGCGGCGATCCGGATCGAGGCTGCCACCATGGTGCGCGGCGGCCTGGTCGCCACCGCGGCGCTGCTGCTCGGGATGGGGCTATGGGACAGCTTCACCGCCTGGGGCGTGCTGCGCACGGCGGCCGGGGTCATGAGCGCGTGGACCTTCGTCTTCGCATCGGGCTGGGGACTCAGGCGCCTGGCCGAGACCCACGCGCCCGCCTTGCAGGGGGTGATCTACACCGGTCCCGGCATCGGCATCGCGGTCACGGGTCTGCTGGGTGGCACGATCGGACGCTGGGGCTCGGAGGCTGGCTGGATCGGCTTCGGGCTGTTGTCGGCGGTGCTGATCGTCGGGGTCTGGCGCATCTTCGGCGACGGTGCCCATGTCCTGGCCCCTGCGGCGGCCGCAGGCTCGGCCGCCGCCGAGCATGCCGACTCCGCCGCCGCCCGGGCCGATGCGCGGTGGCTGGTTGCGCTCTACGGCCTCGCCGGCTTCGGCTACATCATCACAGCCACCTTCTTGCCCGTGATTGCGCGCCAGGCGCTGCCGGGCTCGTCCTGGCCCGACTTCTTCTGGCCCCTGTTCGGTCTGGCGGTGGTTCCGGGCGCGCTGATCGGCGCGCGGGCGCCGGTCCGGTGGGACAACCGGCTGCTGCTGGCCCTCGCCTACGGGCTGCAGGCGCTCGGCGTGCTGCTGTCGGTGGTTCGCCCGAGCATCGCCGGCTTCATGCTGGGCAGCCTGCTGCTGGGGCTGCCATTCACGGTAATCACCCTGTTCGCAATGCGGGAGGCGCGTCGCCTGCGGGGCAACGCGGCGGCCGGGCTGATCGGCTATGCGACGGCTTCCTATGGCGTCGGGCAGATCCTTGGACCGCTCTTCGCCGCCCCGCTGGCCCAGCGCACGGGCTCCTTCACCCTGCCGCTGCTCGTGGCCGCTGCTGCGTTGGCTTTCGGCGCGCTGCTGTTCGCCTGGGTCTGGTGGCGTGCCAGGCGGTCGGCAGGCGCCTTTGCCGCCTAG
- the rbfA gene encoding 30S ribosome-binding factor RbfA, whose protein sequence is MPKRKAATPNRAFKVADQIQRDLTELIARELKDPRVGMVTIQAVEVTPDYAHAKVFFSLLVGDPVETTEALNQAAGFLRNGLFKRLHIHTVPTLHFQFDRTTERAADMNALIAQAVASRSKDD, encoded by the coding sequence ATGCCTAAGAGAAAAGCCGCAACCCCCAATCGCGCCTTCAAGGTCGCCGATCAGATCCAACGCGATCTGACGGAGCTGATCGCGCGCGAGCTGAAGGATCCGCGGGTGGGCATGGTCACGATCCAGGCGGTCGAAGTCACGCCCGACTACGCGCATGCGAAGGTCTTCTTCAGCCTGCTGGTGGGCGACCCGGTGGAGACCACCGAGGCGCTCAACCAGGCGGCGGGCTTCCTGCGCAATGGCCTTTTCAAGCGGCTGCACATCCACACGGTGCCCACGCTGCACTTCCAGTTCGACCGCACCACCGAGCGCGCCGCCGACATGAATGCGCTGATCGCGCAGGCCGTCGCCTCCCGTTCCAAAGACGACTGA
- a CDS encoding ABC transporter ATP-binding protein — MSAALLEVRGLRVAFGGKEVVHGIDFGIAPGEKLALVGESGSGKTVTALSLLRLALNAEVSGHARLAGNGEGAGPRDLLTLPERELRAIRGKEVAMIFQEPMTALNALYTVGDQIAEVLEVHEALPKRAAQEAAVQLLADTGIPEPARRARAFPHQLSGGQRQRAMIAMALACKPRLLLADEPTTALDVTVRAQILDLLADLQDKHRMAMLMITHDLNLVRRFADRVAVMENGAIVEQGAVAEVFGNPQHAYTRMLMDSRPARDVPPVPPQQEPPVLEAHGLRVGYPVSRPGFAGWFRKGEFVAVQGADFRIGQGETLGVVGESGSGKSTLALAALGLLKHGGSLAVAGQRWKSGRASDRALRRQMQVVFQDPFSSLSPRMTVEQIVGEGLTVHAPEFDTAARRVRALEALADVGLTEAQFPSLLDRYPHEFSGGQRQRLAIARALIVDPRLLVLDEPTSALDVTIQKQVLGLLQRLQRERGLSYLLITHDVEVIRAMAHQVIVMKDGAILESGAALRVLDAPEHPYTQKLVAAAIG, encoded by the coding sequence GTGAGCGCAGCGCTGCTTGAGGTGCGGGGCCTGCGTGTCGCCTTCGGTGGCAAGGAAGTGGTGCACGGCATCGACTTCGGCATCGCGCCCGGCGAGAAGCTGGCCCTGGTGGGCGAATCGGGCTCCGGCAAGACCGTGACAGCACTGAGCCTGCTTCGGCTGGCCCTCAACGCCGAAGTGTCCGGCCACGCGCGGCTGGCGGGGAACGGGGAGGGCGCCGGCCCGCGCGATCTGCTGACCCTGCCCGAGCGCGAGCTGCGCGCCATCCGCGGCAAGGAGGTCGCGATGATCTTCCAGGAGCCGATGACCGCGCTGAACGCGCTCTACACCGTGGGTGACCAGATCGCCGAGGTTCTGGAAGTGCACGAGGCGCTGCCCAAGCGCGCGGCGCAGGAGGCGGCGGTCCAGCTCCTGGCCGACACCGGCATCCCGGAGCCGGCGCGCCGGGCGCGGGCCTTTCCGCACCAGCTTTCGGGCGGCCAGCGCCAGCGCGCCATGATCGCCATGGCCCTGGCCTGCAAGCCGCGCCTGCTGCTGGCCGACGAGCCCACCACGGCGCTCGACGTGACGGTGCGGGCGCAGATCCTGGACCTGCTGGCCGACCTGCAGGACAAGCACCGCATGGCCATGCTGATGATCACGCACGACCTCAACTTGGTGCGCCGCTTTGCCGACCGCGTAGCGGTGATGGAGAACGGTGCGATCGTCGAGCAGGGCGCCGTGGCCGAAGTGTTCGGCAATCCGCAGCATGCCTACACCCGCATGCTGATGGACAGCCGACCCGCGCGCGATGTGCCGCCCGTGCCCCCCCAGCAGGAGCCGCCGGTGCTGGAGGCCCACGGCCTGCGGGTGGGCTACCCGGTCTCGCGTCCCGGCTTTGCCGGCTGGTTCCGCAAGGGCGAGTTCGTGGCGGTGCAAGGCGCGGATTTCCGCATCGGGCAGGGCGAGACACTGGGAGTGGTGGGGGAGTCGGGCTCGGGCAAGTCGACCCTGGCCCTGGCCGCCCTGGGCCTGCTCAAGCACGGTGGCAGCCTGGCCGTCGCGGGCCAGCGCTGGAAGAGCGGCCGGGCGAGCGACCGCGCGCTGCGCCGGCAGATGCAGGTCGTGTTCCAGGACCCGTTCTCCTCACTCTCGCCGCGCATGACGGTGGAGCAGATCGTCGGCGAAGGCCTGACGGTGCATGCGCCCGAGTTCGACACCGCCGCCCGCCGCGTGCGCGCGCTCGAGGCCTTGGCCGATGTGGGCCTGACCGAGGCCCAGTTCCCGTCGCTCCTCGATCGCTATCCCCACGAATTCTCCGGCGGCCAGCGCCAGCGCCTGGCCATCGCGCGGGCGCTGATCGTCGACCCGCGGCTCCTGGTGCTCGACGAGCCCACCAGCGCCCTCGACGTCACCATCCAGAAGCAGGTGCTGGGCCTGTTGCAGCGCCTGCAGCGCGAGCGCGGCTTGAGCTACCTGCTGATCACGCACGATGTCGAGGTGATCCGGGCCATGGCGCACCAGGTCATCGTCATGAAGGACGGTGCGATCCTCGAATCCGGCGCTGCCCTGCGGGTCCTCGATGCGCCGGAGCATCCCTACACGCAAAAGCTGGTGGCCGCGGCCATTGGCTGA